A region of Anopheles merus strain MAF chromosome 2R, AmerM5.1, whole genome shotgun sequence DNA encodes the following proteins:
- the LOC121602420 gene encoding F-box/LRR-repeat protein 7 → MTHQQRRVAPVECPLASLGRNTPSMDTRQYHHPLSSSPLDPQAYQMSRSSPILTLDSDLYPSDCGKPDQGPPDGLVPDGGGGGSGGGANGNGSLLSRSSSSSLDQTGSFLRQALPLPLHPPPTNGHHGHRRDYRPVRPRTYTPIDALLTNTYQQHHQRLSPVLRGPPGGSGGGGGSGGGSGGYHHPDEPQSALGGLSEADRYFLEEKMDALYIQGAIRRNANATPSSLTRNQSSSSNNTERYYLENENIDAIYNFCRRNGGGGGGGGIGPPSGTVAAHNAHNAASKASSAAQSQVDCLDSSSPHLLRRASSPETSGSDRYLLDRIRGSPAFQSPRGTHLKAVGSADFIDGRIPLTKSQHYTDGLSRYGRFSPNLDQGYHTLVSPSPSGQQQSTIPASWTTGGTHGSGGGTNSTSSSHGSPAQTNTPVGGNGNANGNGPCGRSIDGATILTSLGNGHGTSLYRAGPLFDRMPDELMVRIFEWLDSSELCNIARVCRRFESVIWNPALWKIIKIKGEENSGDRAIKTILRRLCGQTRNGACPGVERVLLADGCRLTDRGLQLLSRRCPEITHLQIQNSVTITNQALSDLVTKCTNLQHLDITGCAQITCININPGLEPPRRLLLQYLDLTDCASICDAGIKVIARNCPLLVYLYLRRCIQVTDAGLKFIPNFCIALRELSVSDCTSVTDFGLYELAKLGATLRYLSVAKCDQVSDAGLKVIARRCYKLRYLNARGCEAVSDDSINVLARSCPRLRALDIGKCDVSDAGLRALAESCPNLKKLSLRNCDMITDRGIQCIAYYCRGLQQLNIQDCQISIEGYRAVKKYCKRCIIEHTNPGFC, encoded by the exons atgaCGCACCAGCAGCGACGAGTTGCGCCGGTCGAGTGTCCGCTGGCATCGCTCGGACGCAACACACCCTCGATGGACACCCGCCAGTACCATCATCCGCTCAGCTCGAGCCCGCTCGACCCGCAGGCCTACCAGATGTCCCGCAGCTCGCCGATCCTAACGCTGGACTCCGATCTGTACCCGTCCGATTGCGGCAAGCCCGACCAAGGCCCGCCGGACGGCCTCGTGCCagacggtggcggcggtggcagtggAGGCGGCGCTAACGGCAACGGATCGCTACTCTCCCGCAGCTCGTCCTCGTCGCTCGATCAAACCGGTTCCTTTCTGCGGCAGGCACTGCCATTACCCCTACACCCACCGCCCACCAACGGGCATCACGGGCACCGGCGGGACTATCGGCCGGTGCGGCCCCGCACCTACACCCCGATCGACGCACTGCTTACCAACACctaccagcagcaccaccagcgccTCTCGCCGGTGCTGCGCGGTCCACCGGGAggcagcggcggtggtggGGGTAGCGGAGGAGGCAGCGGCGGCTACCATCACCCGGACGAGCCACAGTCCGCGCTGGGCGGACTGTCCGAAGCGGACCGGTACTTTCTCGAGGAGAAGATGGACGCGCTCTACATTCAAGGTGCCATCCGGCGCAATGCCAACGCGACCCCGTCCAGCCTGACGCGCAACCagtcgagcagcagcaacaacaccgaGCGGTACTACCTCGAGAACGAAAACATTGACGCGATCTACAACTTCTGCCGGCGcaacggtggcggtggcggtggtggcggcatcGGACCACCGTCCGGTACGGTGGCGGCCCACAACGCACACAACGCCGCGTCCAAAGCGTCCTCCGCGGCACAGTCGCAGGTGGACTGTCTTGACTCGAGCTCGCCGCACCTGCTGCGCCGTGCCTCCAGCCCGGAAACGAGCGGCTCGGACCGGTACCTGCTCGATCGGATACGCGGCTCGCCGGCGTTCCAGAGCCCCCGGGGGACCCACCTCAAAGCGGTCGGGTCGGCAGATTTCATCGACGGACG AATTCCACTCACCAAATCGCAACACTACACCGACGGGCTGTCGCGCTATGGACGCTTCTCGCCCAACCTGGACCAGGGCTACCACACGCTCGTGTCGCCGTCCCCGTCCGGCCAGCAGCAGTCGACGATACCGGCCTCGTGGACCACGGGCGGCACTCACGGGTCGGGCGGTGGCACCAACTCCACCTCGTCCAGCCACGGCAGTCCGGCACAAACGAACACACCCGTCGGGGGGAACGGCAACGCGAACGGCAACGGACCGTGTGGGCGATCCATCGATGGGGCCACCATCCTGACCAGCCTGGGGAACGGGCACGGCACCAGCCTGTACCGGGCAGGGCCACTGTTCGATCGAATGCCGGACGAGCTGATGGTGCGCATCTTCGAATGGCTGGACAGCAGCGAACTGTGCAATATTGCTCGCGTCTGCCGACGGTTCGAGTCCGTCATCTGGAATCCGGCGCTGTGGAAGATCATCAAGATCAAGG GAGAGGAAAACAGTGGCGATCGTGCCATCAAAACCATCCTCCGAAGGCTCTGCGGTCAAACGCGAAACGGTGCCTGTCCGGGGGTGGAGCGTGTGCTGCTGGCCGACGGCTGCCGACTGACGGACCGGGGGCTGCAGCTACTGTCTAGGCGCTGTCCGGAGATCACACACCTGCAGATCCAGAACAGCGTTACCATCACGAATCAGGCCCTGTCGGATCTGGTGACCAAGTGTACAAACCTGCAACATCTAGACATTACAG GTTGTGCCCAAATAACGTGCATTAACATCAATCCGGGTCTCGAGCCGCCACGAAGGTTACTGCTGCAGTATCTCGACCTCACCGACTGTGCATCGATCTGTGACGCTGGCATCAAAGTGATCGCGCGCAACTGCCCCCTGCTGGTCTATCTGTACCTGCGGCGGTGCATACAAGTAACAG ATGCCGGTCTTAAGTTTATTCCAAATTTCTGCATCGCGCTGCGCGAGCTCAGCGTCTCGGACTGCACGAGCGTGACGGACTTTGGGCTGTACGAGCTGGCGAAGCTCGGTGCGACCCTGCGCTACCTCTCGGTGGCCAAGTGTGATCAGGTCTCGGACGCGGGGCTGAAGGTGATCGCCCGACGGTGCTACAAGCTGCGCTACCTGAACGCACGCGGCTGCGAAGCGGTCAGCGACGATTCGATCAACGTGCTGGCCCGCTCCTGTCCCCGGCTGCGGGCGCTCGACATTGGCAAGTGTGACGTGAGCGATGCGGGCCTGCGAGCACTCGCCGAAAGCTGCCCGAACCTGAAGAAGCTAAGCCTGCGCAACTGCGACATGATCACGGACCGGGGGATCCAGTGCATCGCCTACTACTGCCGCGGGCTGCAGCAGCTCAACATCCAGGACTGTCAGATCTCGATCGAGGGCTACCGGGCGGTCAAGAAGTACTGCAAGCGGTGCATCATCGAGCACACCAATCCTGGTTTCTGCTAG